A single window of Rhodococcus jostii RHA1 DNA harbors:
- a CDS encoding PepSY domain-containing protein — protein sequence MTTRIVRCASLIPVVAASALLLGGCGSDSSDTSSTSASATASATATTAAPTTTGTAVASAVTKQQAEQIAVATVPGGTVANSEEQQRDGKTVWHVHIRDTRGYDYDVNVDAATGAVVPDSQNRETTATPAPAPPAGGAVTQQQAEQIAVATVPGGTVANAEQQQRDGKTVWHIHIRDTKGWDYDVNVDASTGAVLPDN from the coding sequence ATGACCACCAGAATTGTGCGATGTGCGAGCCTGATCCCGGTTGTCGCGGCCTCCGCGTTGCTGCTGGGCGGGTGCGGTTCCGACAGCAGCGACACCTCGTCGACATCTGCCAGTGCCACGGCGTCGGCCACGGCCACGACTGCAGCGCCGACGACTACGGGCACCGCGGTGGCGTCGGCGGTCACCAAGCAGCAGGCGGAGCAGATCGCTGTCGCGACGGTCCCGGGTGGCACGGTCGCGAACTCCGAGGAACAACAGCGAGACGGTAAGACGGTGTGGCACGTCCACATCCGCGACACACGGGGCTACGACTACGACGTGAATGTCGACGCGGCGACCGGCGCGGTGGTGCCCGACAGTCAGAACAGGGAGACCACCGCGACACCCGCACCCGCGCCCCCCGCCGGCGGGGCGGTCACCCAGCAGCAGGCGGAGCAGATCGCGGTCGCGACGGTCCCGGGTGGCACGGTCGCGAACGCCGAGCAGCAGCAGCGGGACGGTAAGACGGTGTGGCACATTCACATCCGCGACACCAAGGGCTGGGATTACGACGTGAACGTCGACGCGTCGACCGGAGCCGTCCTTCCCGACAACTGA
- a CDS encoding DUF998 domain-containing protein, with translation MVTTSVLVPRSDFQRWAARAGAAGPLLFTAGFVAQETFLRDDYSPIADPISALEADPSGWIQQLNFLAFAALLLIFAAGLHRGIAATRFGWVGPALLGTAAVGLTLAAVFPLREDQAGVAYDPGHHVISGVTFFSCSALALVVLSRRFAADPRWRCLARYTAVAGVLGLGCFVMLGRFAMPEGAPLHDVAGLLQRFTLLAVTFPALVTIALRLRRLACRPPYLIRS, from the coding sequence ATGGTCACCACGTCAGTTCTCGTGCCGCGCTCCGACTTCCAGCGGTGGGCCGCCCGTGCGGGCGCAGCGGGACCGCTGCTGTTCACCGCGGGGTTCGTCGCCCAGGAGACATTCCTCCGGGACGACTACAGCCCGATCGCCGACCCGATCAGCGCTCTCGAGGCGGACCCGAGTGGGTGGATCCAGCAGCTGAACTTCCTGGCTTTCGCTGCGCTACTGCTGATCTTCGCGGCCGGACTGCACCGCGGCATCGCGGCGACGCGCTTCGGCTGGGTGGGACCGGCCCTGCTCGGCACGGCAGCGGTCGGGCTGACCCTCGCCGCCGTGTTCCCGTTGCGTGAGGATCAGGCCGGGGTGGCCTACGACCCGGGCCATCATGTGATCTCGGGGGTGACGTTCTTCTCCTGCAGTGCCCTGGCCCTGGTGGTGCTGTCGCGCCGGTTCGCCGCCGATCCGCGGTGGCGTTGCCTGGCGCGGTACACCGCGGTCGCCGGGGTGCTCGGATTGGGATGCTTCGTGATGCTGGGCCGGTTCGCGATGCCGGAGGGTGCCCCACTGCACGACGTCGCCGGACTTCTCCAGCGATTCACGCTTCTCGCCGTGACGTTCCCGGCGCTAGTGACGATCGCCCTGCGGCTCCGTCGCCTCGCCTGCCGGCCCCCGTATCTCATCCGGTCGTGA
- a CDS encoding TetR/AcrR family transcriptional regulator, with product MSSAATPKGERRRQALVEAAADLLLEGGFDAVRHRSVATRADLPLASTTYYFESLDDLIAKAVECNGNRDLAVMRSRVDDVTHRRRGRESTVDLLLDLLVGPALISEDCRERLISRYERFTACARRPELREVQLRLRAQLDDILTEALRRSDRDVRQEQLRRLVAVVDGALVTALGEHDPDLRALARAMLLDVVDVVAPALDRPDHVEL from the coding sequence GTGTCATCTGCGGCAACTCCGAAGGGCGAACGGCGCCGACAGGCGCTGGTCGAGGCTGCCGCCGATCTGTTGCTCGAGGGCGGATTCGACGCGGTCCGGCACCGCTCGGTGGCCACCCGCGCCGACCTTCCGCTCGCGTCGACCACCTACTATTTCGAGTCGCTGGACGACCTGATCGCGAAGGCCGTCGAATGCAACGGCAACCGCGATCTCGCGGTCATGCGCAGCCGCGTCGACGACGTCACGCACCGGCGGCGCGGCCGCGAATCCACCGTCGATCTCCTCCTCGACCTACTCGTCGGACCGGCCCTGATCAGTGAGGACTGCCGCGAGAGGCTGATCTCCCGGTACGAGCGGTTCACGGCCTGCGCGCGTCGCCCCGAACTGCGCGAGGTGCAGTTGCGGTTGCGCGCGCAACTCGACGACATACTCACCGAGGCCCTGCGACGCTCCGACCGCGACGTCCGGCAGGAGCAACTACGGCGGCTCGTCGCCGTCGTCGACGGAGCCCTGGTGACCGCGCTCGGCGAACACGACCCCGACCTGCGGGCCCTCGCCCGGGCCATGCTGCTCGACGTCGTCGACGTCGTCGCGCCCGCCCTGGACCGGCCGGACCACGTCGAGCTGTAG
- the purB gene encoding adenylosuccinate lyase, which yields MSRIPNVLANRYASPELVELWSPEHKIVLERQLWLAVLRAQAELGIDVPAEALADYERVLEQVDLDSIADRERVTRHDVKARIEEFNALAGHEQVHKGLTSRDLTENVEQLQILRSLEHVHAHGVAVAARLAERAAEYGSLVMAGRSHNVAAQATTLGKRFASAADELLVALTRLRELIDRYPLRGIKGPMGTAQDMLDLLDGDASKLEALEQKVAEHLGFSHVFTSVGQVYPRSLDHDVLSALVQVAAGPSSFAHTIRLMAGHELVTEGFQPGQVGSSAMPHKMNTRSCERVNGLQVVLRGYASMAAELAGAQWNEGDVFCSVVRRVALPDAFFAIDGLIETFLTVLAEFGAYPAVIEKELTRYLPFLATTKVLMALVRAGVGRETAHEVIKEHAVAVALAMREEGREPDLLDRLAADDRLPLDRAALDEALADKKAFIGAAEAQVATVVAQVQKLVDADPEAAAYQPSPIL from the coding sequence GTGAGCCGCATCCCGAACGTCCTTGCCAACCGTTACGCCAGCCCCGAACTCGTCGAGTTGTGGTCGCCCGAGCACAAGATCGTCCTCGAGCGTCAGCTGTGGCTCGCCGTGCTGCGTGCCCAGGCGGAACTCGGGATCGACGTGCCTGCCGAGGCGCTCGCCGACTACGAGCGGGTGCTCGAGCAGGTGGACCTCGACTCCATCGCCGACCGTGAGCGCGTCACGCGCCACGACGTGAAGGCCCGCATCGAGGAGTTCAACGCGCTCGCCGGGCACGAGCAGGTTCACAAGGGTCTGACCAGCCGCGACCTCACCGAGAACGTCGAGCAGTTGCAGATCCTGCGGTCGCTCGAGCACGTCCACGCGCACGGTGTCGCGGTCGCGGCCCGGCTGGCCGAGCGGGCCGCCGAGTACGGCAGCCTCGTCATGGCAGGCCGGTCGCACAACGTCGCGGCGCAGGCCACCACGCTGGGCAAGCGGTTCGCGTCGGCCGCCGACGAACTGCTCGTCGCGCTCACCCGGCTGCGCGAGCTGATCGACCGCTACCCGCTGCGCGGCATCAAGGGACCCATGGGCACCGCGCAGGACATGCTCGACCTCCTCGACGGTGACGCGTCCAAGCTGGAGGCGCTGGAGCAGAAGGTCGCCGAGCACCTCGGCTTCTCCCACGTGTTCACGAGCGTCGGCCAGGTGTACCCGCGGTCGCTGGACCACGACGTGCTGTCCGCGCTGGTGCAGGTGGCGGCCGGGCCGTCGTCGTTCGCGCACACCATCCGCCTGATGGCCGGCCACGAACTGGTCACCGAGGGGTTCCAGCCCGGCCAGGTCGGGTCGTCCGCGATGCCGCACAAGATGAACACCCGTTCCTGCGAGCGCGTCAACGGACTGCAGGTCGTGCTGCGCGGATACGCGTCCATGGCCGCCGAGCTCGCGGGCGCGCAGTGGAACGAGGGCGACGTGTTCTGCTCGGTGGTGCGCCGCGTCGCGCTGCCGGACGCATTCTTCGCGATCGACGGATTGATCGAGACGTTCCTGACGGTGCTCGCCGAATTCGGCGCCTACCCCGCCGTCATCGAGAAGGAACTCACCCGGTACCTGCCGTTCCTCGCCACGACCAAGGTCCTGATGGCTCTGGTGCGGGCAGGAGTTGGCCGGGAGACGGCGCACGAGGTCATCAAGGAACACGCCGTCGCCGTCGCGCTGGCGATGCGCGAGGAGGGCAGGGAACCCGACCTCCTCGACCGCCTGGCCGCCGACGACCGCCTGCCCCTCGACCGGGCCGCCCTCGACGAGGCCCTTGCCGACAAGAAGGCGTTCATCGGTGCCGCCGAGGCGCAGGTCGCCACGGTCGTCGCGCAGGTGCAGAAGCTCGTCGACGCCGACCCCGAGGCGGCCGCGTACCAGCCGTCCCCGATCCTGTAG
- a CDS encoding HIT family protein gives MNCIFCEIVSGRSDASVVHEDDDVMAFMDIRPWTSGHLLVVPKRHASGLADLDPGDGAAVFAVGQRIATALRHGPMRAQGVNLFLADGIAAGQEVFHVHLHVVPRTAGDGFGLRGMPKSPSRIALDQTAGVIRSSLA, from the coding sequence GTGAACTGCATTTTCTGCGAGATCGTGTCGGGCCGATCCGACGCCAGCGTCGTGCACGAGGACGACGACGTGATGGCGTTCATGGACATCCGGCCGTGGACGTCCGGACACCTGCTGGTGGTCCCGAAGCGGCACGCGAGCGGGCTCGCCGACCTCGACCCGGGCGACGGCGCGGCGGTGTTCGCGGTGGGACAGCGCATCGCGACCGCACTGCGTCACGGGCCGATGCGCGCCCAGGGCGTCAACCTGTTCCTGGCCGACGGGATCGCCGCCGGCCAGGAGGTCTTCCACGTCCACCTGCACGTCGTCCCCCGGACGGCCGGCGACGGGTTCGGGTTGCGCGGAATGCCGAAGTCGCCGAGCCGGATCGCGCTCGATCAGACGGCGGGCGTCATCCGTTCCTCCCTCGCCTGA
- a CDS encoding NRDE family protein — MCLVLFAWHTRPDLPLVVAANRDEFYARPTEPLSRWDDGFLAGRDLLAGGTWMGIADSLRFAAVTNVRNGAPSTGARSRGALPVDYLRGRLSPADYAEQVAATGAEYGSFNLLVGDPTELRWATNRPHGRQQRVEPGVHGLSNAELDTPWPKVTGGKQAFAAALDADDGGPDADPGTYFDVLSDSDPAPWDSLPDTGIEPELERALSSRFIHYDDYGTRASTLLRVRPDGTFDITERRFDENGPTGEVRFPARE, encoded by the coding sequence ATGTGCCTGGTCCTGTTCGCCTGGCATACCCGCCCCGATCTCCCCCTCGTCGTCGCGGCCAACCGCGACGAGTTCTACGCCCGCCCCACCGAACCGCTGAGCAGGTGGGACGACGGGTTCCTCGCGGGCCGCGACCTGCTCGCAGGCGGCACCTGGATGGGAATTGCCGACTCCCTGCGATTCGCGGCCGTCACCAACGTTCGCAACGGCGCCCCCTCGACCGGGGCACGGTCCCGCGGCGCCCTGCCCGTCGACTACCTCCGCGGCCGACTGTCCCCCGCCGACTACGCCGAACAGGTGGCCGCGACCGGCGCCGAGTACGGCAGTTTCAACCTGCTCGTCGGCGACCCCACGGAACTGCGGTGGGCCACCAACCGGCCCCACGGCAGGCAGCAGCGGGTGGAACCCGGCGTCCACGGCCTCTCCAACGCCGAACTCGACACGCCGTGGCCGAAGGTGACCGGCGGCAAGCAGGCGTTCGCCGCCGCGCTAGACGCCGACGACGGCGGCCCCGATGCCGACCCGGGGACGTACTTCGACGTGCTCTCCGACAGCGACCCCGCACCGTGGGACTCACTGCCCGACACGGGCATCGAACCCGAACTCGAACGCGCCCTGTCGTCCCGGTTCATTCACTACGACGACTACGGGACGCGGGCGTCGACACTGCTGCGGGTCCGGCCGGACGGCACCTTCGACATCACCGAACGACGGTTCGACGAGAACGGCCCCACCGGCGAGGTTCGCTTCCCCGCACGTGAGTGA
- a CDS encoding MarR family winged helix-turn-helix transcriptional regulator, protein MAQNESPAEQLFAAIGLLRRHTRRRVGRPWPETPLTGSQVELVRLLRRRPGTSVAEAAAALGLAANTVSTLVRQLTDAGLVERVRDESDRRVARLALTDDARAQVERWRDRRNIEVAAAFDGLSAEDRKAIESAIPAITRLAGALHPDQAGPSDQEVVR, encoded by the coding sequence ATGGCACAGAACGAGTCGCCTGCCGAACAGCTCTTCGCCGCAATCGGATTGCTGCGCCGGCACACGCGCCGTCGGGTCGGGCGGCCGTGGCCGGAGACCCCGTTGACGGGGTCACAGGTGGAGTTGGTCCGTCTGCTCCGCCGCAGGCCCGGCACGTCCGTAGCGGAGGCCGCGGCGGCTCTGGGGCTCGCGGCGAACACGGTCTCCACCCTCGTGCGGCAACTGACCGACGCCGGGCTGGTCGAACGGGTGCGGGACGAGTCCGACCGCCGCGTCGCCCGCCTGGCGCTCACCGACGACGCTCGGGCACAGGTCGAGCGTTGGCGCGACCGCCGCAACATCGAGGTCGCCGCCGCATTCGACGGGCTGAGTGCCGAGGACAGGAAGGCCATCGAATCCGCCATACCCGCCATCACCCGCCTCGCCGGAGCACTCCACCCGGACCAGGCGGGGCCGAGCGATCAGGAGGTCGTCAGATGA